A stretch of DNA from Terriglobia bacterium:
AAGACTACCCGGAGTGGGGCGCGGAGGAACACGACTTCGCGGCGGCGTGGCGGAGCCAGCCGAAGTGGGTTGTGTCGCGCTCGTTGAAGTCGGTCGGACCCAACGCCACACTTGTCGAGGATGACATTGAGGCGGTGATACGTGGGCTGAAGGCTCAGCCAGTTGGGGAGATTGACGTTGCCGGACCGGACTTGGCAGGAAGCCTAACCAACCTTGGTCTTATTGATGAGTATCGACTTTACCTCCACCCCATCGTACTTGGTCGCGGCAAGCCATTCTTCGCCGGCCCCCGGCCGCCGCTCCGCTTTGTGACCAGCGATCTCGTTGCCGAGGACGTGATTAGGTTGACGTACGTGCCCGCTTAATCGCGCGACTCGCCCGACGGACTGCGCCGAGGCGTCAGGTCCGCTTTGGGTCAGGACTTGCCGAAAGCGGAAACCGGGGACTGATTGAGATACGGCCGGTTGCGGAGTTGAGCGAAATCATAAAGGAGAGCGAGCAGCGGCGACGGCGAAAGGATACCTCGCGATGAGGGCGGCCACGAGGGAAAGAATGATCCGTATCATGGCCAGGGGCTGGCCTGGTGGCAATCCTGTTTTTCAATTCCTTGGGGTCGTATCTGATCAGCGACAATTACATTGACCGGCAACGACAATTACATTGACCGGGTCCCGAAGCTCGGAAGTTGGTAATCTGACGGCCTTTAAGTGCAAGGAGGGACGGTGATTACCACAGACGAGCAGGTGAGGAGACTCATGCGATTGTCGCGAGAAAGAGATTTGCCCTTGGGGGCCTTGGCCGCCAAGGCGGGGATGGGGGAGAAGACTGCTGCTGAGGGGGTCACATCCGGACAACCGGACAATTGAAGGGAGCCCGCTTCAGATCGAATGAACCGTGCCCAGAACAACTCTGCAATCTTCATTCAGGGACGCAGGATAGGCCCTCGAGTGTTACGAGGTAGGAACGAAATTCATCATTGGATGCTCTCTTGGAATTGTTGATGCAGAGCAGATCAAGAGATGGATGGCGCAACGCGAAAATGTGACCTCAAAATTCGAGCAAAATCGCAATTGTCCGGTTGTCCGGATCTGACCCGAAACTGCGCTACGGGAACAATAAGATCATCTCAAAGCATTGGAGCAATCTATGCCCCCCACCCGGAAGGTCAAATTGGCAGAGATTGAACGATTCATTCGCGGTTCTCTGAAGGATAAGCCCAAAACGGATCTCAAAAATCTCAGGATCGTGAAAGAAGCAGATCTTGAATGTTGCGCTTATTTTCACCTCCGCCGTTTTCTCCGCGTGGATTCATTGGGGTCGTATCTTTGCAATCTACAATTGGGACGGTGAACGGCGACGAGCATCATTCTGGCACGGGATCCACCGATATGGGATGAACGCGAGGGACATGGTGATGAGGAGATCTGTGAGGCGAGGGATACTTTGGTCACCGAGGACTGTTTTTGTCACCGTCGGTCGGTTCGAAGAAAAGATGCGGAGACAAAGACTTAGCCGACGGCTTCCGCCAAGCCCAATCCCAATAGTAGATTGCAAAGATACGACCCCTTTCACTGCTCACTCCCAGCAACAACACCGGCTCAATGGCGGGCCGCCCGGTGTCGC
This window harbors:
- a CDS encoding dihydrofolate reductase family protein, which gives rise to MAKLVYGLNQSLDGYVDHLEFRPSPALFRHFIEQVRDLTGMVYGRRTYEVMRYWDEDYPEWGAEEHDFAAAWRSQPKWVVSRSLKSVGPNATLVEDDIEAVIRGLKAQPVGEIDVAGPDLAGSLTNLGLIDEYRLYLHPIVLGRGKPFFAGPRPPLRFVTSDLVAEDVIRLTYVPA